A genomic window from Dermacentor silvarum isolate Dsil-2018 chromosome 9, BIME_Dsil_1.4, whole genome shotgun sequence includes:
- the LOC125940181 gene encoding uncharacterized protein LOC125940181, which translates to MGDGAASGVVSGPPMDSGWIDDTKLWPMIQRSFVYDYMVKAIDQDGKPAQDYRGFAEGINLSDSGNDGKALCQSKDGICSIKLCSKLQCWVGIVLGWTPINKVNRTYLKEKGDSCNIYNGLLLFERKNKGVHINKKHAHG; encoded by the exons atgggcgacggtgcggcaagcggcgttgtttcgggtccaccgatggacagcggctggatcgacgacacaaagctctggcccatgattcaacgatcat ttgtctacgactacatggtgaaggcaatcgaccaagatgggaagcctgcacaggactacagggggtttgcagagggcatcaacctttcTGACAGTGGCAATgatgggaaagctttgtgtcaatccaaggatggcatctgcagcataaagctgtgttccaagctgcagtgttgggtagggatagtccttggttggacgcccatcaacaaagtgaatagaacatacctgaaagaaaagggtgattcatgtaatatttacaatggtttgcttttatttgaacgtaagaataaaggagtccacataaataaaaagcacgcacatgggtaa